Proteins from a single region of Sphingomonas swuensis:
- a CDS encoding methyl-accepting chemotaxis protein, with protein MATAGIEQVTEDAIRTVARSCGSLSIECSDVAGYVTDVSQRIGVHLKTLDTLEEVTTRLLADQARVSDSTDEARLLSEQAKAKLDAGREAIEDTIAGFKGLTELVVQLGERMATFATAMNQVQSVSSTIEAIARKTNMLALNATIEAARAGDAGRSFAVVAAEVKKLAHDTRAATSQIGLTISELTREAGAVTTEIKTGVDRSRAAQRGFGQIHETVREVSEIVGMVDRQTEGIAHSTNLIQSSVDRVKASLTDFAEDARENGGALIEAEKRLRSLEMLSATMLDTLANSGAEIDDTPMIILAQDAMRAIAEATEKGVTRGEIGMDDVMDRQYVPIPGRNPVQYDNRFCAFADEHIRPILDRFKLKDSRIIGSAITNVDGFLPTHLSERCQAPGPDPVWNDAHCRNRRIFMDEQTRAAIESDKPAMLMTYRMELGDKTYAVKNVFVPLFVNGRRWGNFELAYREE; from the coding sequence ATGGCGACGGCAGGTATCGAGCAGGTCACGGAAGATGCGATCCGCACCGTGGCGCGAAGCTGTGGTTCGCTGTCGATCGAATGTTCCGACGTCGCCGGCTACGTCACCGACGTGTCGCAGCGTATCGGGGTTCACCTCAAGACCCTCGATACGCTCGAGGAAGTGACCACCCGGCTGCTGGCGGACCAGGCGCGCGTGTCGGATTCGACCGACGAGGCGCGGCTGCTTTCGGAGCAGGCCAAGGCCAAGCTCGATGCGGGGCGCGAGGCGATCGAGGACACCATCGCCGGCTTCAAGGGGCTGACCGAACTGGTCGTCCAGCTTGGCGAGCGGATGGCGACCTTCGCGACCGCGATGAACCAGGTGCAGAGCGTCTCCTCGACCATCGAGGCGATCGCCCGCAAGACCAACATGCTGGCCCTGAACGCCACGATCGAAGCCGCCCGTGCCGGTGACGCCGGGCGGAGCTTCGCGGTGGTCGCGGCCGAGGTGAAGAAGCTCGCGCACGACACCCGTGCGGCGACCAGCCAGATTGGCCTCACGATCAGCGAACTGACCCGCGAGGCGGGCGCGGTCACGACCGAGATCAAGACAGGCGTCGACCGCAGCCGGGCCGCGCAGCGCGGCTTCGGGCAGATTCACGAGACCGTCCGCGAAGTCAGCGAGATCGTCGGCATGGTCGACCGCCAGACCGAGGGCATCGCGCATTCGACCAACCTCATCCAGTCCAGCGTCGACCGGGTGAAGGCCAGCCTGACCGACTTCGCCGAGGACGCCCGCGAGAATGGCGGCGCGCTGATCGAGGCCGAGAAGCGGTTGCGCAGCCTCGAGATGCTGTCGGCGACGATGCTCGACACGCTCGCCAACTCGGGCGCGGAGATCGACGATACGCCGATGATCATCCTCGCCCAGGACGCGATGCGCGCCATTGCCGAGGCAACCGAGAAGGGCGTGACCCGCGGCGAGATCGGCATGGATGACGTGATGGACCGGCAATATGTGCCGATCCCCGGCCGCAACCCGGTCCAGTACGACAATCGCTTCTGTGCCTTCGCCGACGAGCACATCCGGCCGATCCTAGACCGCTTCAAGCTCAAGGATTCGCGGATCATCGGCTCGGCCATCACCAACGTCGACGGCTTCCTTCCGACGCACCTGTCCGAGCGCTGCCAGGCGCCGGGCCCGGACCCGGTGTGGAACGATGCCCACTGCCGCAACCGCCGGATCTTCATGGACGAACAGACCCGCGCCGCAATCGAGAGCGACAAGCCGGCGATGCTGATGACCTACCGCATGGAGCTCGGCGACAAGACCTATGCGGTGAAAAACGTCTTCGTGCCGCTGTTCGTTAACGGCCGCCGCTGGGGCAATTTCGAGCTCGCCTACCGCGAGGAGTGA
- a CDS encoding MoxR family ATPase, producing the protein MRFQGTNDYVATDDLKVAVNAAVTLRRPLLVKGEPGTGKTVLAHEIARALDAPLIEWHVKSTTRAVQGLYEYDAVARLRDGQLGDPRVHEISNYIRKGKLWEAFTSPVLPVLLIDEIDKADIEFPNDLLQELDRMEFHVYETGETVKAAERPVVVITSNNEKELPDAFLRRCFFHYISFPDRATMERIVEVHFPGIQKILVGRALDLFYDVRDVPGLKKKPSTSELLDWLKLILHEDMPLDVLQNRDPTKAIPPLHGALLKNEQDVMLFERLAFMARRKG; encoded by the coding sequence ATGCGCTTCCAGGGAACCAACGACTATGTCGCGACCGACGACCTGAAGGTCGCGGTCAATGCCGCCGTGACTCTGCGCCGGCCCTTGCTCGTCAAGGGCGAGCCGGGCACCGGCAAGACCGTCCTCGCGCACGAGATCGCCAGGGCACTCGATGCGCCGCTGATCGAGTGGCACGTCAAGTCGACCACCCGCGCGGTCCAGGGCCTCTACGAATATGACGCGGTCGCCCGTCTTCGCGACGGCCAGCTCGGCGACCCGCGCGTCCACGAAATTTCCAACTACATCCGCAAGGGCAAGCTGTGGGAGGCGTTCACCTCCCCTGTCCTTCCGGTGCTGCTGATCGACGAGATCGACAAGGCCGACATCGAGTTCCCGAACGACCTCCTTCAGGAGCTCGATCGGATGGAGTTCCATGTCTACGAGACAGGCGAGACGGTGAAGGCCGCCGAGCGGCCGGTGGTGGTGATCACCTCGAACAACGAGAAGGAGCTGCCCGACGCCTTCCTGCGCCGCTGCTTCTTCCACTACATCAGCTTCCCCGACCGGGCGACGATGGAGCGGATCGTAGAGGTCCATTTCCCCGGCATCCAGAAGATCCTCGTCGGCCGCGCGCTCGACCTCTTCTACGACGTCCGCGACGTCCCGGGGCTGAAGAAGAAGCCGAGCACCAGCGAGCTGCTCGACTGGCTGAAGCTGATCCTCCACGAGGACATGCCGCTCGACGTCCTCCAAAACCGCGATCCGACCAAGGCCATCCCGCCGCTCCACGGCGCGCTGCTCAAGAACGAGCAGGACGTCATGCTGTTCGAGCGCCTGGCGTTCATGGCCCGGCGCAAGGGCTGA
- a CDS encoding DUF6975 family protein, with protein MAQSGVVRQRGAAEAEIVAARPNVAALAHDARMDAAGVLSHAHAVDLSGPLAPYRARDLDDFVHLACAVYGRQPSVVDVALHAAAAGPVRDWLELAANAFERERLYLVRLTSASGPIPSTPGAAETEAALLAQRHALETLARSERHGCALGAATALVADWQNLRRLFDRAAARVGIEVPACALPDADSITAVLTLAADGVAAERAIRFGAEQLLLQHRSLFDLLEARSEAREEY; from the coding sequence ATGGCGCAATCGGGAGTGGTACGGCAGCGGGGCGCGGCGGAAGCCGAAATCGTCGCCGCACGGCCGAACGTGGCCGCGCTTGCCCATGATGCCCGGATGGACGCTGCCGGCGTCCTGTCCCACGCGCATGCGGTCGACCTTTCGGGGCCGCTCGCCCCCTACCGTGCCCGCGACCTCGACGATTTCGTCCACCTTGCCTGCGCCGTCTATGGTCGCCAGCCGAGCGTCGTCGATGTCGCCCTCCACGCTGCGGCGGCGGGGCCGGTCCGCGACTGGCTCGAGCTTGCCGCCAATGCCTTCGAACGCGAGCGGCTCTATCTCGTCCGCCTGACCTCGGCCTCGGGACCCATCCCCTCGACCCCCGGGGCCGCCGAGACCGAGGCGGCGCTGCTCGCCCAGCGCCACGCGCTCGAGACCCTCGCCCGCTCCGAGCGTCACGGCTGCGCGCTCGGCGCCGCGACGGCGCTGGTCGCGGACTGGCAAAATCTGCGCCGGCTGTTCGACCGGGCAGCGGCTCGCGTCGGGATCGAGGTCCCGGCCTGCGCGCTCCCCGACGCCGACTCGATCACTGCGGTGCTGACCCTTGCCGCCGACGGTGTGGCGGCCGAGCGGGCGATCCGATTCGGTGCGGAGCAGTTGCTCCTCCAGCACCGTTCTCTGTTCGACCTGCTCGAGGCTCGAAGCGAAGCGCGCGAGGAGTATTAA
- a CDS encoding M48 family metallopeptidase, producing the protein MSLDFSRRAMLAGGAAALVAGPASARISPASLKPLIGPGYRPVDTDEKGLWQQMERVEEEVAGSNLLIRDPALNRYLQGLIGKVGGPAAKDMRIYLARVPEFNAMMFPTGFTVFFSGLLLRMRDEAQLAGVIAHESSHFLLRHQIRSWRDTKRKSNILTALSMAAGIAGGATGTYTGDLVRLAELGTILTLFRYSRQLEAEADAMGVKLIAEAGYAPLSMSETWDQLITELEWSAKERRKRVDRGYSLFATHPAPRARLDDLRISARELTVAGRSYDRGRERYLQALQPIRQTLFDDQVKLNDPGASQYIVETLAKDGWNGTLLFYRGEVHRLRNGVAYQQAAAQSYAQAVTYPDAPADAWRWHGVMLMKQGRASEGRTALQRYLAMAPNAPDAPFVRQMIQS; encoded by the coding sequence GTGAGCCTCGACTTCTCGCGCCGAGCGATGCTCGCGGGCGGCGCCGCGGCGCTGGTCGCCGGGCCGGCCTCGGCCAGGATCAGTCCCGCCAGCCTCAAGCCGCTCATCGGTCCCGGTTATCGCCCGGTCGACACCGACGAGAAGGGTCTGTGGCAGCAGATGGAGCGGGTCGAGGAGGAAGTCGCGGGATCGAACCTGCTGATCCGCGATCCGGCGCTCAATCGTTATCTTCAGGGGCTGATCGGCAAGGTCGGCGGCCCCGCGGCCAAGGACATGCGCATCTATCTCGCGCGCGTGCCTGAGTTCAACGCGATGATGTTCCCGACCGGCTTCACGGTCTTCTTCTCGGGACTCCTGCTGCGGATGCGCGACGAGGCGCAGCTCGCCGGGGTCATCGCCCACGAGAGCAGCCACTTCCTCCTCCGCCACCAGATCCGCTCGTGGCGCGACACCAAGCGCAAGAGCAACATCCTGACCGCGCTGTCGATGGCGGCGGGGATCGCCGGCGGCGCGACCGGAACCTACACCGGCGATCTCGTCCGGCTGGCCGAGCTCGGCACCATCCTGACGCTGTTTCGCTACAGCCGCCAGCTCGAGGCCGAGGCCGACGCGATGGGGGTCAAGCTCATCGCCGAGGCGGGTTATGCGCCGCTGTCGATGTCGGAGACCTGGGACCAGCTCATCACCGAACTCGAATGGTCGGCCAAGGAGCGGCGCAAGCGGGTCGATCGCGGCTACAGCCTTTTCGCGACCCATCCCGCGCCGCGCGCCCGTCTCGACGACCTGCGCATCTCGGCGCGCGAACTGACGGTCGCCGGGCGCAGCTATGACCGCGGGCGCGAGCGCTACCTCCAGGCACTGCAGCCGATCCGCCAGACTTTGTTCGACGATCAGGTCAAGCTCAACGATCCGGGCGCCAGCCAGTATATCGTCGAGACCCTCGCCAAGGACGGCTGGAACGGGACCCTGCTGTTCTACCGGGGCGAAGTGCACCGGCTGCGCAACGGGGTCGCCTACCAGCAGGCGGCGGCACAGAGCTATGCGCAGGCGGTCACCTATCCCGATGCACCGGCCGACGCGTGGCGCTGGCACGGGGTCATGCTGATGAAGCAGGGACGCGCCAGTGAAGGCCGCACCGCGCTCCAGCGCTATCTCGCAATGGCGCCCAACGCCCCCGACGCCCCGTTCGTGCGCCAGATGATCCAGAGCTAG
- a CDS encoding phosphatase PAP2 family protein: MTQQINMPNVDTSTAMETIDAAVADALVPFAENGVIEALGAVSDLSDQEPIYAAAAATLATAVLLRDGRTWRAGTRMLAAHLLATALRGVVKAGVDRTRPDAAVRRGEYVLRKGQRRDSDFNSFPSGHTAGALAVAVAIGRDYPAARGTALALAAGASVAQVVRSKHFVSDVLVGAAIGLAAEAAINALVRRAGKY; encoded by the coding sequence ATGACCCAGCAGATCAACATGCCGAATGTCGACACCTCGACGGCGATGGAGACCATCGACGCCGCGGTCGCCGACGCGCTCGTGCCTTTTGCCGAGAATGGTGTGATCGAGGCGCTCGGCGCGGTCAGCGACCTTTCGGACCAGGAGCCGATCTACGCCGCCGCGGCGGCGACGCTGGCGACGGCCGTGCTGCTGCGCGACGGGCGGACGTGGCGGGCGGGAACGCGCATGCTCGCGGCGCATCTTCTCGCCACCGCGCTGCGCGGCGTGGTCAAGGCCGGCGTCGATCGCACGAGGCCCGATGCCGCGGTCAGGCGCGGCGAATATGTGCTCCGCAAGGGGCAGCGCCGCGACAGCGACTTCAACAGCTTTCCCTCGGGCCATACCGCAGGAGCGCTGGCGGTCGCCGTAGCTATCGGACGCGATTATCCGGCTGCTCGCGGGACCGCCCTGGCGCTCGCCGCCGGTGCGAGCGTGGCCCAGGTCGTCCGCTCCAAGCACTTCGTCTCGGACGTCCTCGTCGGCGCGGCGATCGGCCTTGCGGCCGAAGCGGCAATCAACGCCCTCGTTCGCCGCGCCGGGAAATATTAG
- the tig gene encoding trigger factor, with amino-acid sequence MQSVEIENEGLKRAYQLTFTAAEIDARIADEVKRMAPQVRMPGFRPGKVPANLIRKMHGDALHQDALNSTIQAGVQQLMAEKQIRPAMQPQVELTPGYEAGKDAEVTIRLETLPQVPTPQIDGLKLERLVVEADESAVDAQVEQFAKGNKRFEDAPEGKAAETGDQVVIDFVGKTEDGVAFEGGTGTDMAVEIGSGTLIPGFEDQLIGAKVGDERTLNVSFPDDYPAENLKGKPATFDVKVTAVKTAGETKIDDDFAKQLGLQSLDQLKGILRDQQSQELNGLTRTHMKRRLLDHLAGSHDFEVPPSMVEAEFANIMAQLEHEAGHESDPEAAKAEIQNDSAEYRTIAERRVRLGLLLSEIGQANGIEVNAQEMNRLIAQAAQQYQPQDRERFIQYVQQEPMAAAQLRAPLYEDKVVDFLFTKAEVTERTATREEIEADLEAEDGHVHGPDCGHNHGHEAAPAKAKKSSAKGKKAAATEEAPAAEAAESAAEVKPAAKKAKAAKPAKGAVEAEPAEPTLAEPVKDGAGAKPKKSKKASA; translated from the coding sequence ATGCAGAGCGTCGAGATCGAGAACGAGGGCCTGAAGCGGGCCTACCAGCTGACCTTCACGGCAGCCGAGATCGATGCGCGCATCGCCGACGAGGTGAAGCGCATGGCGCCGCAGGTGCGCATGCCCGGCTTCCGCCCCGGCAAGGTCCCCGCCAACCTCATCCGCAAGATGCACGGCGACGCGCTCCACCAGGACGCGCTCAACTCGACCATCCAGGCCGGCGTGCAGCAGCTGATGGCCGAAAAGCAGATCCGCCCGGCGATGCAGCCGCAGGTCGAGCTGACCCCCGGCTATGAGGCCGGCAAGGACGCCGAGGTCACCATCCGCCTCGAGACGCTGCCGCAGGTGCCGACTCCGCAGATCGACGGGCTCAAGCTCGAGCGGCTGGTGGTCGAGGCCGACGAAAGCGCGGTCGACGCGCAGGTCGAGCAGTTCGCCAAGGGCAACAAGCGCTTCGAGGACGCGCCCGAGGGCAAGGCCGCCGAGACCGGCGACCAGGTCGTGATCGACTTCGTCGGCAAGACCGAGGACGGGGTCGCCTTCGAGGGCGGCACCGGCACCGACATGGCGGTCGAGATCGGCTCGGGCACGCTGATCCCGGGCTTCGAGGACCAGTTGATCGGCGCCAAGGTCGGCGACGAGCGCACGCTCAACGTCAGCTTCCCCGACGATTATCCGGCCGAGAACCTCAAGGGCAAGCCGGCGACCTTCGACGTCAAGGTGACCGCGGTGAAGACCGCCGGCGAGACCAAGATCGACGACGACTTCGCCAAGCAGCTCGGGCTCCAGAGCCTCGACCAGCTCAAGGGCATCCTGCGCGACCAGCAGAGTCAGGAGCTCAACGGCCTGACCCGCACCCACATGAAGCGCCGCCTGCTCGACCACCTCGCCGGCAGCCACGATTTCGAGGTTCCGCCCTCGATGGTCGAGGCCGAGTTCGCCAACATCATGGCGCAGCTCGAGCATGAGGCTGGGCACGAGAGCGATCCGGAGGCCGCCAAGGCCGAGATCCAGAACGACTCGGCCGAGTATCGCACCATCGCCGAGCGCCGCGTGCGCCTTGGCCTGCTGCTGAGCGAGATCGGCCAGGCCAATGGCATCGAGGTCAATGCGCAGGAGATGAACCGCCTCATCGCGCAGGCGGCCCAGCAGTACCAGCCGCAGGACCGCGAGCGCTTCATCCAATATGTCCAGCAGGAGCCGATGGCGGCTGCCCAGCTGCGCGCGCCGCTCTACGAGGACAAGGTCGTCGATTTCCTCTTCACCAAGGCGGAAGTGACCGAGCGGACCGCGACCCGCGAGGAGATCGAGGCCGATCTCGAGGCCGAGGACGGCCATGTCCATGGTCCGGATTGCGGTCACAACCATGGCCATGAGGCGGCTCCGGCCAAGGCCAAGAAGTCTTCGGCCAAGGGCAAGAAGGCTGCCGCCACCGAGGAGGCTCCCGCCGCCGAGGCCGCGGAGTCCGCCGCCGAAGTGAAGCCCGCCGCCAAGAAGGCCAAGGCCGCCAAGCCTGCCAAGGGCGCGGTCGAGGCTGAGCCTGCCGAGCCGACCCTGGCCGAGCCGGTCAAGGACGGCGCCGGTGCCAAGCCGAAGAAGTCCAAGAAGGCCTCGGCGTAG